In the genome of Bacillota bacterium LX-D, one region contains:
- a CDS encoding GyrI-like domain-containing protein — protein EAFDEGLCVQIMHIGPYSTEPETMKKIDAFIAQEGLKDRLGIGGKHHEIYLSDPRKSKPERMKTVLRHPVGR, from the coding sequence TTGAGGCTTTTGATGAAGGCTTATGCGTACAGATAATGCACATTGGACCGTATTCGACCGAACCTGAAACGATGAAGAAAATTGATGCTTTTATCGCCCAGGAAGGCTTAAAGGACAGGCTTGGTATCGGGGGAAAACACCACGAGATATATCTTTCAGACCCGAGGAAAAGTAAGCCGGAGCGCATGAAAACAGTGCTCAGGCATCCAGTAGGAAGATGA